A genomic window from Salvia miltiorrhiza cultivar Shanhuang (shh) chromosome 5, IMPLAD_Smil_shh, whole genome shotgun sequence includes:
- the LOC130985634 gene encoding G-type lectin S-receptor-like serine/threonine-protein kinase At1g11330, with the protein MIIPSYILIIHLCLWPGFCRAQAQGNTNTSTASCGSNGQCGAFGSCNAQDVPLCSCLTGFIPLNATDWESGNWSSGCQRNAALNCGNGTTNDWFQMLQSMKISGYSSRSSVPKDQCEGICLRDCSCIAHAFDTGIGCMFWNSTLIDVQKVSSLGSDLYIRLSVSELGQTKGGQKKGFKKIFIVLPIVAFLVLCVCTYFCWKRRGKRGTVELGHVRASGSIDHTSTPDASSRVNLEDIPLFKFEELANATNNFSEDNRLGKGGFGPVYMGILASGREIAVKRLSVASGQGVQEFMNEVMLISKLQHRNLVRLLGCCAEDREKMLVYEYMPNKSLDFFLFDQSQDVLDWRKRFNIIEGICRGLLYLHRDSRLRIIHRDLKPSNILLDNDWNPKISDFGMARIFEAKQDHVSTVRVVGTYGYMAPEYAMEGRFSEKSDTFSFGVLMLEIVTGRRNTRFYPKEGSLNLLGHIWTKWMEDNVTALIDPRISSSSYQTDVMRCIHIGLLCVQELPKDRPSISAVLSMISSEIIELPEPKQSAFSTKSSHPDTGTSSSLQSKSSAFASLNNVTLSMVDGR; encoded by the exons ATGATAATACCATCTTATATTCTGATCATCCACTTGTGTTTGTGGCCGGGATTCTGTAGAGCACAGGCGCAGGGCAACACTAACACGTCAACCGCTTCCTGCGGAAGTAATGGCCAGTGTGGGGCATTCGGTAGCTGCAACGCGCAAGATGTACCGCTTTGCAGTTGCTTGACCGGATTTATTCCGCTCAATGCTACGGATTGGGAATCCGGGAACTGGAGCAGCGGCTGCCAGAGAAATGCCGCATTGAATTGTGGTAACGGCACCACTAATGATTGGTTTCAGATGCTCCAGTCGATGAAGATTTCCGGCTACTCGTCTCGATCGTCTGTCCCCAAGGATCAATGTGAAGGTATATGCTTGAGGGATTGTTCGTGCATAGCCCATGCGTTTGACACCGGGATTGGTTGTATGTTCTGGAATTCAACCTTAATCGACGTTCAGAAGGTCTCCAGCTTGGGCTCCGATCTTTATATCCGGCTCTCAGTTTCCGAGTTGg GTCAGACGAAAGGCGGTCAGAAGAAAGGCTTTAAGAAGATCTTTATAGTTTTGCCCATCGTTGCCTTTCTTGTTTTATGTGTTTGCACATATTTTTGTTGGAAGCGCAGAG GCAAAAGAGGGACCGTTGAACTTGGCCATGTGAGGGCGTCGGGATCAATTGATCATACCTCTACTCCAGATGCATCAAGTCGAGTTAATCTTGAAGACATACCGTTGTTTAAGTTTGAGGAACTGGCAAATGCGACCAATAATTTCTCTGAAGATAACAGGCTAGGGAAGGGTGGTTTTGGCCCTGTCTACATG GGAATTTTGGCTAGTGGAAGAGAAATTGCAGTTAAGAGGCTTTCAGTTGCATCTGGACAAGGGGTGCAAGAATTTATGAATGAAGTGATGCTCATTTCTAAACTCCAACACAGGAATCTTGTTAGATTACTCGGGTGCTGCGCAGAGGATAGAGAGAAGATGTTGGTGTATGAATACATGCCTAATAAAAGCTTGGATTTTTTTCTATTTG ATCAATCGCAAGATGTCCTAGATTGGAGAAAGCGTTTCAATATTATTGAAGGTATCTGTCGAGGCCTTCTTTATCTCCACAGGGATTCTAGATTGAGGATAATCCATCGAGACCTCAAGCCAAGCAACATTTTGTTGGATAACGATTGGAACCCAAAGATTTCAGACTTTGGCATGGCCAGGATATTTGAGGCAAAGCAAGATCATGTCAGCACAGTGAGAGTGGTAGGAACCTA TGGATATATGGCTCCTGAGTATGCAATGGAAGGAAGATTTTCGGAAAAATCAGATACGTTTAGCTTTGGAGTTCTGATGCTGGAGATTGTTACCGGGAGAAGGAACACACGCTTCTATCCTAAAGAAGGCTCTTTGAACCTTCTCGGACAT ATTTGGACAAAATGGATGGAGGACAATGTCACGGCTTTGATAGATCCAAGAATATCGAGTTCAAGTTACCAGACAGATGTGATGCGGTGCATACATATCGGATTATTGTGTGTTCAAGAACTTCCTAAAGACAGGCCATCTATTTCAGCTGTACTGTCAATGATAAGTAGTGAAATCATAGAGCTTCCTGAACCAAAGCAATCGGCATTTTCTACTAAGTCTAGCCACCCTGATACAGGTACAAGTTCTTCTCTGCAGAGTAAGAGTAGTGCCTTTGCCTCCTTGAATAATGTTACTCTCTCCATGGTTGATGGTCGATGA
- the LOC130985637 gene encoding calcium-binding protein PBP1-like, whose protein sequence is MGKREGVTGVVFEDHFPTMVEKLGAEGFMNELCKGFEVLMDSHKQLITFHSLKKNAAVLGLQVDDDDMLRCMLKEGDLDGDGCLDQMEFCVLMFRLSPNLMNRATNILFQDFQ, encoded by the coding sequence ATGGGAAAGAGAGAAGGCGTTACTGGTGTGGTGTTTGAGGATCATTTTCCGACGATGGTCGAGAAGCTGGGAGCGGAGGGGTTTATGAACGAGCTGTGTAAAGGGTTTGAGGTGCTCATGGATTCTCACAAACAGCTCATCACATTCCACAGCTTGAAGAAGAATGCTGCCGTCTTGGGTTTGCAGGTCGACGATGATGATATGCTCCGGTGTATGTTGAAGGAAGGGGATTTGGACGGCGATGGATGTCTCGATCAGATGGAATTTTGTGTTTTGATGTTTAGATTGAGTCCTAATCTCATGAATCGAGCCACCAATATCTTGTTTCAAGACTTTCAGTAa